The Micromonospora sp. Llam0 genome includes a window with the following:
- the argF gene encoding ornithine carbamoyltransferase, protein MIRHLLRDDDLSPAEQAAVLDLAAEMKADRYGHRPLAGPRSVAVLFDKQSLRTRLSFDVGIAELGGNPIVVDTQATHFGRGETLADAGRVLSRYVAAIVMRTFGDERLAEVAAGASVPVVNALTDGFHPCQLLADLLTVREHCGGTAGRTLTYVGDAANNMASSYLLAGATAGMHVRVSGPTGHDPSPSVVSRAGEIAAWTGGSVQVIRDPKEAVDGADVVATDTWTSMGQEGDGRDRRTPFWPYQVNQDLLDAAAPEAIVLHCLPAHRGEEITDEVLDGARSAVYDQAENRLHAQKALLAWLLRQPDESS, encoded by the coding sequence GTGATCCGGCACCTGCTGCGCGACGACGACCTCAGCCCGGCCGAGCAGGCCGCCGTGCTGGACCTGGCCGCCGAGATGAAGGCCGACCGGTACGGCCACCGGCCGTTGGCCGGCCCCCGCTCGGTGGCGGTGCTGTTCGACAAGCAGAGCCTGCGGACCCGGCTGTCGTTCGACGTCGGCATCGCCGAGCTGGGCGGTAACCCGATCGTGGTCGACACCCAGGCCACCCACTTCGGTCGCGGCGAGACGCTGGCCGACGCCGGCCGGGTGCTGTCGCGCTACGTCGCGGCGATCGTGATGCGTACCTTCGGCGACGAGCGGCTCGCCGAGGTCGCCGCCGGCGCGAGCGTGCCGGTGGTCAACGCGCTCACCGACGGGTTTCACCCCTGCCAGCTGCTCGCCGACCTGCTGACCGTGCGGGAACACTGCGGCGGCACCGCCGGGCGGACCCTGACCTACGTCGGCGACGCCGCGAACAACATGGCGAGTTCCTACCTGCTCGCCGGGGCCACCGCCGGGATGCATGTGCGGGTGTCCGGGCCGACCGGGCACGACCCGTCCCCTTCGGTGGTCTCCCGGGCCGGGGAGATCGCCGCCTGGACGGGCGGGTCAGTGCAGGTCATCCGGGACCCGAAGGAGGCGGTCGACGGCGCTGACGTGGTGGCCACCGACACCTGGACGTCGATGGGCCAGGAGGGCGACGGCCGGGACCGGCGTACTCCGTTCTGGCCGTACCAGGTCAACCAGGATCTGCTCGACGCCGCCGCGCCGGAGGCGATCGTGCTGCACTGCCTGCCCGCCCACCGTGGCGAGGAGATCACCGACGAGGTGCTCGACGGCGCGCGCAGTGCCGTGTACGACCAGGCGGAGAACCGGCTGCACGCGCAGAAGGCGCTGCTGGCCTGGCTGCTGCGCCAGCCGGACGAGTCGTCGTGA
- a CDS encoding aspartate aminotransferase family protein → MASLRDRWSASLMDNYGTPPLALVRGEGATVVAEDGRRYLDLLGGIAVNSLGHAHPAVVEAVTRQIGTLGHVSNLYVAEPPVALAELLLALTGRPGAVFFCNSGAEAVEAAFKLSRRTGRTHVVATHDGFHGRTMGALALTGQPAKADPFRPLPGEVTHVPYGDTAALAAAVTDRTAMVILEPIQGEAGVVVPPPGYLAAAREITSRHGALLTLDEVQTGVGRTGHWFAHQADGITPDIVTLAKGLGGGLPIGACIAFADSPIAATVDLDVVPAGDSAAPLTPAALLTPGSHGSTFGGNPVCCAAALAVLRTIAAEGLLDHVKRVGEQLRRGVEALGHPLVSGVRGAGLLLGLVLTAPAAPAVAAALRDAGFLVNPAQPDLLRLAPPLILTAEQADEFLAALPAVLTAVTDAAATSGAAS, encoded by the coding sequence ATGGCCTCGCTGCGGGACCGCTGGTCCGCATCGTTGATGGACAACTACGGCACACCACCGCTGGCGTTGGTGCGCGGCGAGGGCGCGACCGTCGTCGCTGAGGACGGCCGACGCTACCTCGACCTGCTGGGCGGCATCGCGGTCAACTCGCTCGGGCACGCCCACCCGGCGGTCGTCGAGGCCGTCACCCGGCAGATCGGCACCCTCGGACACGTCTCGAACCTCTACGTCGCCGAACCGCCGGTGGCCCTGGCCGAACTGCTGCTCGCCCTGACCGGACGCCCCGGTGCGGTGTTCTTCTGCAACTCCGGGGCCGAGGCGGTCGAGGCCGCGTTCAAGCTGTCCCGGCGTACCGGCCGGACCCACGTCGTCGCCACCCACGACGGCTTCCACGGCCGGACCATGGGGGCCCTGGCGTTGACCGGGCAGCCGGCCAAGGCCGACCCGTTCCGGCCGCTGCCCGGCGAGGTCACCCATGTGCCGTACGGCGACACCGCCGCGCTCGCCGCCGCCGTCACCGACCGCACCGCCATGGTCATCCTGGAGCCGATCCAGGGCGAGGCCGGCGTGGTGGTGCCGCCGCCCGGCTACCTGGCCGCCGCCCGGGAGATCACCAGCCGGCACGGTGCCCTGCTCACCCTCGACGAGGTGCAGACCGGAGTCGGACGGACCGGCCACTGGTTCGCCCACCAGGCCGACGGGATCACCCCGGACATCGTCACTCTCGCCAAAGGGCTGGGCGGCGGGCTGCCGATCGGTGCCTGCATCGCGTTCGCCGATTCGCCGATCGCCGCCACAGTGGATCTCGACGTGGTACCGGCCGGCGACTCGGCGGCGCCGCTCACCCCGGCCGCGCTGCTGACCCCGGGCAGCCATGGCAGTACCTTCGGTGGCAACCCGGTCTGCTGCGCCGCCGCTCTCGCCGTGCTGCGCACCATCGCCGCCGAAGGGCTGCTCGACCACGTCAAACGGGTCGGCGAGCAGCTGCGTCGCGGCGTCGAAGCGCTCGGCCATCCGCTGGTCTCCGGCGTACGCGGTGCCGGTCTGCTGCTCGGCCTGGTGCTCACCGCGCCGGCCGCCCCGGCGGTCGCCGCCGCGCTGCGCGACGCCGGTTTCCTGGTCAACCCGGCCCAGCCGGATCTGCTCCGGCTGGCTCCGCCGCTGATTCTCACCGCCGAGCAGGCCGACGAGTTCCTGGCCGCGCTGCCGGCCGTCCTCACCGCCGTCACCGACGCTGCGGCGACCTCTGGAGCGGCGTCGTGA
- the argB gene encoding acetylglutamate kinase, whose amino-acid sequence MTDSHGQLSRDLSLAQTKAATLIEALPWLARFHGATVVVKYGGNAMIDPQLQRAFAADMVFLRYAGIRPVVVHGGGPQISSMLRRLGIASEFKGGLRVTTPEAMDVVRMVLVGQVGRELVGLINEHGPYAVGLSGEDAHLFTAVRRPAWVDGEPVDVGQVGDVDTVNPSAVADIISAGRIPVISTVAPDVDGVLHNLNADTAAAALAVALRARKLVVLTDVPGLYADWPDTASLISRIDADDLADLLPTLAAGMVPKMEACLRAVRGGVPAAHVVDGRVAHSTLLEVFTSEGFGTMVTDPTNDGES is encoded by the coding sequence ATGACGGATTCCCACGGACAGCTGAGCCGCGATCTCAGCCTCGCCCAGACCAAGGCCGCCACCCTGATCGAGGCGCTGCCCTGGCTGGCCCGCTTCCACGGGGCCACCGTGGTCGTCAAGTACGGCGGCAACGCCATGATCGACCCGCAGCTGCAGCGGGCCTTCGCCGCCGACATGGTCTTCCTGCGCTACGCCGGCATCCGACCGGTCGTGGTGCACGGCGGCGGGCCGCAGATCTCCAGCATGCTGCGCCGGCTCGGTATCGCCAGCGAGTTCAAGGGCGGCCTGCGGGTCACCACCCCGGAAGCGATGGACGTGGTCCGGATGGTGCTCGTCGGCCAGGTCGGCCGGGAACTCGTCGGCCTGATCAACGAGCACGGGCCGTACGCCGTCGGACTGTCCGGCGAGGACGCCCACCTGTTCACCGCCGTCCGCCGGCCCGCCTGGGTCGACGGTGAGCCGGTCGATGTCGGCCAGGTCGGCGACGTCGACACGGTCAACCCGTCGGCGGTCGCCGACATCATCTCGGCCGGCCGGATTCCGGTGATCTCCACGGTCGCGCCCGACGTCGACGGCGTGCTGCACAACCTCAACGCCGACACAGCCGCCGCCGCGCTGGCCGTCGCGTTGCGGGCCCGTAAGCTGGTCGTGCTCACCGACGTGCCCGGCCTGTACGCCGACTGGCCCGACACCGCCAGCCTGATCAGCCGGATCGACGCCGACGACCTGGCCGACCTGCTGCCCACCCTCGCCGCCGGCATGGTGCCGAAGATGGAGGCCTGCCTGCGGGCGGTGCGCGGCGGGGTACCCGCCGCGCACGTGGTCGACGGCCGGGTGGCCCACTCCACATTGCTGGAGGTCTTCACCTCGGAGGGCTTCGGCACCATGGTCACCGATCCGACGAACGACGGGGAGTCCTGA
- a CDS encoding argininosuccinate synthase, whose protein sequence is MTERVVLAYSGGLDTSVAIPYLAGELGAEVIAVAVDVGQGGEDMDVIRQRALDCGAVESEVVDARDEFAADFCLPALRANALYMDRYPLVSALSRPLIVKHLVAAARKHGGTVVSHGCTGKGNDQVRFEVGIGALAPELKVVAPARDFAWTRDKAIALAEEKGLPIDVSHKSPYSIDQNLWGRAVETGFLEDIWNAPIEDLYSYTADPAAPRDADEVTITFDAGVPVAVDGETVSPYQAVVELNRRAGAQGIGRLDMVEDRLVGIKSREVYEAPGAIALITAHQELENVTVEREVARFKRTVDQRWGELVYDGLWFSPLKQALDAFIDETQGHVTGEVRMVLHGGRPVVVGRRSDASLYDFNLATYDTGDTFDQSQAKGFVQLWGLSSRLATARDTRLAGPGGQTRLPGSQA, encoded by the coding sequence ATGACTGAGCGGGTGGTACTCGCCTACTCCGGCGGCCTGGACACCTCGGTCGCCATTCCCTATCTCGCCGGGGAACTCGGTGCCGAGGTGATCGCCGTCGCGGTCGACGTCGGCCAGGGCGGCGAGGACATGGACGTCATCCGGCAGCGGGCGCTCGACTGCGGCGCTGTCGAATCCGAGGTGGTCGACGCCCGGGACGAGTTCGCCGCAGACTTCTGCCTGCCGGCGCTGCGGGCCAACGCCCTCTACATGGACCGCTATCCACTGGTGTCGGCGCTGAGCCGGCCGCTGATCGTCAAGCATCTGGTCGCGGCGGCCCGCAAGCACGGCGGCACCGTGGTGTCGCACGGCTGCACCGGCAAGGGCAACGACCAGGTCCGCTTCGAGGTCGGCATCGGCGCGCTCGCGCCGGAGCTGAAGGTCGTCGCCCCGGCCCGCGACTTCGCCTGGACCCGGGACAAGGCGATCGCGTTGGCCGAGGAGAAGGGGCTGCCGATCGACGTGTCGCACAAGTCGCCGTACTCGATCGACCAGAACCTGTGGGGCCGGGCGGTGGAGACCGGCTTCCTGGAGGACATCTGGAACGCCCCGATCGAGGACCTGTACTCCTACACCGCCGACCCGGCCGCGCCGCGCGACGCCGACGAGGTGACCATCACCTTCGATGCCGGCGTGCCGGTGGCGGTCGACGGCGAGACGGTCAGCCCGTACCAGGCGGTGGTGGAGCTCAACCGGCGCGCCGGCGCGCAGGGCATCGGGCGGCTGGACATGGTCGAGGACCGGCTCGTCGGGATCAAGAGCCGCGAGGTGTACGAGGCACCGGGCGCGATCGCGTTGATCACCGCCCACCAGGAGCTGGAGAACGTCACCGTGGAGCGCGAGGTGGCCCGGTTCAAGCGGACCGTGGACCAGCGCTGGGGCGAGCTGGTCTACGACGGCCTGTGGTTCTCCCCGCTCAAGCAGGCCCTCGACGCGTTCATCGACGAGACGCAGGGGCACGTCACCGGTGAGGTCCGGATGGTGCTGCACGGCGGCCGGCCGGTCGTCGTCGGCCGGCGTTCCGACGCCAGCCTGTACGACTTCAACCTGGCCACCTACGACACCGGTGACACCTTCGACCAGAGCCAGGCGAAGGGCTTCGTGCAGCTGTGGGGGCTGTCCAGTCGGCTGGCCACCGCCCGCGACACCCGGCTCGCCGGCCCCGGTGGGCAAACCCGGCTGCCCGGCTCGCAGGCCTGA
- a CDS encoding arginine repressor, giving the protein MTGPATRTARHARIIELIRAKAIRSQTELAELLAADGMQVTQATLSRDLEELGAVKVRGRDGGPAVYLIPEDGNPTLRPAEQAPARLVRLLHELLTGVDASGNICVLRTPPGAAQFLASALDRSGLPDVVGTIAGDDTILVVARDPVGGADLAGKLSTWAATPPGPTTT; this is encoded by the coding sequence GTGACCGGGCCGGCGACCCGAACCGCCCGGCACGCCCGGATCATCGAACTGATCCGGGCCAAGGCGATCCGCTCCCAGACCGAGCTGGCCGAGCTGCTCGCCGCCGACGGCATGCAGGTCACCCAGGCGACCCTGTCGCGGGACCTGGAGGAGCTCGGCGCGGTTAAGGTCCGCGGCCGGGACGGCGGCCCAGCGGTCTACCTCATCCCGGAGGACGGCAACCCGACGCTGCGTCCCGCCGAGCAGGCCCCGGCCCGCCTGGTCCGGCTGCTGCACGAGCTGCTGACCGGGGTCGACGCCAGTGGCAACATCTGCGTGCTGCGTACCCCACCGGGTGCGGCGCAGTTCCTGGCCAGCGCGCTGGACCGGTCCGGGCTGCCGGACGTGGTCGGCACCATCGCCGGTGACGACACCATCCTGGTCGTCGCCCGCGACCCGGTCGGCGGCGCCGACCTGGCCGGCAAGCTCTCCACCTGGGCCGCCACCCCGCCCGGCCCGACCACCACCTGA